The Actinomycetota bacterium genome contains a region encoding:
- the pyrF gene encoding orotidine-5'-phosphate decarboxylase, translated as MTNTSQGTRAPIAVALDAPDLGVVRAWSRAVAPVVSTLKVGLEVFCRDGAAAVHAARLGASEVGSADVQIFLDLKLHDIPATVAGAARAVAELEPAFLTVHASGGASMIEAAALALPDTRIVAVTVLTSMDDATLESIGMAGPSMDAAVRLAVLSVNAGARAIVCSPLEVAAIRAAVADDIVLITPGVRPAGSAANDQKRVATPQEAIASGADLLVIGRPITGAADLTEAAWTIASQLGVEV; from the coding sequence GTGACGAACACTTCTCAAGGAACAAGGGCGCCGATCGCCGTAGCACTTGATGCACCTGATCTCGGTGTGGTGCGCGCCTGGTCACGGGCGGTGGCACCTGTGGTGTCGACCCTCAAGGTCGGCCTTGAAGTCTTCTGTCGCGATGGTGCTGCTGCCGTCCATGCCGCACGCCTTGGCGCATCCGAAGTCGGGTCGGCAGATGTGCAGATCTTCCTTGACCTGAAGCTGCATGACATCCCGGCAACTGTCGCTGGCGCAGCGCGTGCGGTAGCTGAGTTGGAACCCGCATTCCTGACCGTGCATGCATCAGGCGGCGCCAGCATGATCGAGGCCGCAGCACTTGCCCTGCCCGACACCCGCATCGTTGCGGTCACGGTTCTTACGTCCATGGACGATGCAACTCTGGAGAGCATCGGCATGGCGGGACCATCCATGGACGCAGCAGTTCGACTGGCTGTCCTGTCGGTGAACGCAGGCGCGCGCGCAATTGTCTGCTCCCCACTTGAGGTCGCGGCAATCCGCGCTGCTGTCGCTGATGACATCGTCTTGATCACTCCAGGTGTACGTCCGGCGGGCTCGGCCGCCAACGACCAGAAGCGGGTCGCCACTCCTCAGGAGGCAATCGCCTCGGGCGCGGACCTTCTGGTCATCGGTCGTCCGATCACTGGCGCAGCGGATCTCACCGAGGCCGCGTGGACCATCGCCTCGCAACTGGGCGTAGAGGTTTAA
- the mihF gene encoding integration host factor, actinobacterial type: MPAPVRTPEQRAAALEVAMRTRTLRAELRVALKAGVTDPLTVLDADTINPSYASLRVRWLLESLPGIGPIRAEQLMLDLGIAQTRRVGGLNTRQRQLLVEALAK, encoded by the coding sequence GTGCCCGCACCCGTGCGGACCCCGGAACAACGGGCCGCGGCACTTGAGGTGGCAATGCGCACTCGAACTCTGCGAGCCGAACTGCGCGTGGCATTGAAGGCCGGTGTCACCGACCCCCTGACAGTCCTTGATGCCGACACGATCAACCCGTCATATGCAAGCCTGCGTGTGCGCTGGTTGCTTGAGTCACTTCCGGGCATTGGTCCAATCCGAGCAGAGCAGCTGATGCTGGACCTCGGCATCGCGCAAACGCGTCGAGTAGGCGGACTCAACACCAGGCAGCGACAGCTGCTGGTGGAAGCCTTGGCCAAATGA
- the rpoZ gene encoding DNA-directed RNA polymerase subunit omega, whose protein sequence is MTSARPEGITHPSIDSLLEKTDSKYSLVIYASKRARQINAYYSQLGEGLLEYVGPLVETHLQEKSISIALREIDAGLLSSEPIEEPV, encoded by the coding sequence ATGACATCCGCTAGGCCTGAGGGCATTACCCATCCTTCGATCGACTCCCTCCTGGAGAAGACCGACTCCAAGTACTCCTTGGTGATCTACGCATCAAAGCGTGCCCGTCAGATCAACGCCTACTACTCCCAGCTCGGTGAGGGCCTGCTTGAGTACGTCGGACCTCTGGTTGAGACCCACCTTCAAGAGAAGTCCATCTCCATTGCCTTGCGTGAAATCGATGCCGGCCTGCTCAGCTCAGAGCCCATCGAGGAGCCAGTCTGA
- the gmk gene encoding guanylate kinase produces MNAPLVVVSGPSGVGKSTVVQQVLLLAPEVWLSVSATTRKPRQGEIEGEHYFFVSDQEFDQMIADQALLEWAQFAGNRYGTPRGPVQQHRDSGIPVILEIELAGARQMRAAAKDARLVFLAPPSWEVLEARLRGRGTESDESVASRLAAAQVEMAAQGEFDDVVVNTDVLEAAQSLVGFLHDIR; encoded by the coding sequence ATGAACGCCCCACTGGTCGTGGTGTCCGGGCCATCAGGGGTCGGCAAGAGCACGGTCGTGCAACAGGTGCTCCTGCTTGCCCCAGAGGTCTGGCTGTCCGTGTCGGCTACCACTCGCAAGCCACGCCAGGGTGAGATCGAGGGGGAGCACTACTTCTTCGTCAGCGATCAGGAGTTCGACCAGATGATCGCTGACCAGGCTTTGCTGGAGTGGGCGCAGTTCGCCGGCAATCGCTACGGCACTCCACGAGGGCCAGTCCAGCAGCATCGGGACTCGGGCATTCCGGTGATTTTGGAGATTGAGCTCGCCGGTGCCCGACAGATGCGCGCGGCGGCCAAGGACGCCCGACTGGTATTCCTTGCTCCTCCTTCATGGGAGGTGCTCGAAGCACGCCTGCGTGGCCGCGGGACCGAGTCCGATGAGTCCGTGGCATCCCGGTTGGCGGCCGCTCAGGTGGAAATGGCTGCTCAGGGGGAGTTTGATGACGTCGTGGTCAACACGGACGTGCTGGAGGCAGCCCAATCATTGGTAGGATTCCTGCATGACATCCGCTAG